Proteins co-encoded in one Gossypium arboreum isolate Shixiya-1 chromosome 11, ASM2569848v2, whole genome shotgun sequence genomic window:
- the LOC108472069 gene encoding uncharacterized protein LOC108472069 — protein MRESETIKQYSNRIMAIINNIRLFDDDFSESRVVEKVIATLLEKFKSKISSLEDSRDLSTISLSELVNSLYALEQKRPNRQEEHPEGAFQAKAKEGSSSSQKGKKPWVNRREKSRRDARKKRFPPCIHWKEQAQQQMQAQAAEDLQVQKGIFLQPPVLQPQAMIGNGNLIEAKGRGNMVINTQSGNKVIFDVLFVPDINQNLLSVGQLVEKGYLLAFKNGSCIVEDSYG, from the exons ATGAGGGAGTCAGAGACCATCAAACAGTACTCTAATAGGATAATGGCCATAATCAACAACATTAGGCTCTTTGATGATGATTTTAGTGAGAGCAGAGTTGTTGAAAAGGTTATTGCAACTCTTCTTGAAAAATTTAAGTCAAAGATCTCTTCATTGGAGGACTCGAGGGATTTATCAACCATCTCATTGTCTGAGTTGGTGAATTCCCTATATGCACTTGAGCAAAAGAGGCCCAATAGGCAGGAAGAGCATCCTGAAGGAGCTTTCCAAGCAAAGGCCAAAGAAGGCTCAAGTTCTAGCCAAAAAGGGAAGAAACCTTGGGTCAatagaagggaaaaatcaagGAGAGATGCAAGGAAGAAGAGGTTTCCACCATGCATTCACT GGAAGGAACAAGCTCAGCAGCAAATGCAAGCTCAGGCTGCTGAGGATCTTCAAGTTCAAAAGGGCATATTTTTACAGCCTCCTGTTTTGCAACCTCAAGCAAT GATTGGTAATGGAAACCTGATTGAAGCCAAAGGTAGGGGTAATATGGTGATCAATACACAATCAGgtaacaaagtgatttttgatgtgCTTTTTGTGCCTGACATAAATCAGAATCTACTTAGTGTTGGTCAGCTTGTAGAAAAAGGTTACTTACTTGCTTTTAAGAATGGCTCATGCATTGTTGAAGATTCTTATGGTTAG
- the LOC108472070 gene encoding disease resistance protein RPV1-like, translated as MEGCTRLVDVHPSLGLLKRLKLLNLRECKSLKSLPTKIGTESLETLVLSGYSNLARFPEIDGKMEHLKTLHLSDCCKVEYLPENLQQAEFLEELDLSETAIKEPPFFISQLKNLKILSFGGCKGPSKLKRNILSLFKVSQRGRMNSIALMLPLLSGLSSLRKLKLRDCNLGEGDIHSAISCLSSLTNLDLSGNNFNSIPASLTRLSKLEFLILSNCSLCNIGEGDIPSDISGLSSLRILDLSGNNFTSIAASLTRLSSPQNLEVSNCSELESLPVLLARMTSEWRTSASIRAINSYRLAENISAVTLLKTHLKAFANSRKEFDIIIPGNEIPEWFSQQRGGSVIEIPLPLNIQNDSQWIGVAFCCIFDNDGGSEGKAISCRAYIRCRNPRRIQSTFFPSDREIISKDHLFLCYFSRDKLYPLSLEDKRGEHETKNLWTMDCSDHECDELQISFQGTNSIPCVKVKKCSVRIMYEKDLEEIRQLQCHTTQSSPNFELIHHHSTDNDESTGSTSLVKQKRNIDEETVEEGPQPKRMQKIFNFIMGQSRKKQ; from the exons ATGGAAGGTTGTACCAGATTAGTAGATGTCCATCCATCGCTTGGACTGCTTAAGAGACTTAAACTTTTGAATTTAAGAGAGTGCAAAAGTCTAAAGAGTCTTCCAACCAAAATTGGAACGGAATCCCTTGAAACATTAGTTCTTTCGGGTTACTCAAATCTTGCAAGGTTTCCAGAGATTGATGGGAAAATGGAACATCTAAAAACTCTTCACCTTTCTGATTGTTGTAAAGTTGAATATTTGCCAGAGAATTTGCAGCAAGCAGAATTTTTGGAAGAGCTTGACTTGAGTGAAACAGCCATAAAAGAACCACCCTTCTTCATTTCTCAAttgaaaaatcttaaaattttgtcGTTCGGTGGATGCAAGGGTCCGTCTAAGTTAAAAAGAAATATCCTTTCTCTTTTCAAGGTAAGTCAAAGAGGAAGGATGAATTCTATAGCTCTAATGCTACCTTTATTATCCGGTTTGAGTTCATTAAGAAAGTTGAAACTAAGGGACTGCAATCTTGGTGAAGGAGATATCCATAGTGCTATTTCTTGTCTATCCTCTTTGACAAACCTTGATCTTAGCGGTAACAATTTCAACAGCATACCAGCGTCTCTTACTCGACTCTCCAAGCTTGAATTTCTTATATTGTCAAATTGCAGCCTGTGCAATATTGGTGAAGGAGATATTCCTAGTGATATTTCTGGTCTATCCTCATTGAGAATTCTTGATCTTAGTGGTAACAATTTCACCAGCATAGCTGCGTCTCTTACTCGTCTTTCCAGTCCTCAAAATCTTGAAGTGTCAAATTGCAGTGAGCTTGAATCGTTGCCTGTGCTTCTAGCAAGAATGACAAGTGAGTGGAGAACTAGTGCTAGCATTAGAGCCATTAACAGCTACAGATTGGCTGAGAACATTAGTGCAGTGACATTGCTGAAAACACATCTTAAG GCATTTGCGAATTCAAGAAAAGAGTTTGATATTATTATACCTGGAAATGAAATCCCAGAATGGTTCAGCCAACAGAGAGGCGGCTCTGTAATTGAAATACCTCTGCCTCTCAATATTCAGAATGACAGTCAATGGATTGGAGTTGCTTTCTGCTGCATCTTCGACAATGATGGTGGTTCCGAGGGAAAGGCTATCAGCTGTAGAGCTTATATCCGTTGTAGAAATCCTCGAAGGATCCAATCAACTTTCTTTCCTTCAGATAGAGAAATTATATCAAAGGATCACCTGTTTCTTTGTTATTTCTCGCGCGATAAATTATATCCATTATCCTTGGAGGATAAACGTGGTGAACATGAAACCAAGAATTTATGGACAATGGATTGTTCTGATCATGAATGCGATGAGCTTCAGATATCTTTCCAAGGCACAAATAGTATTCCCTGTGTTAAGGTGAAGAAGTGTAGTGTTAGAATAATGTATGAGAAAGATTTGGAAGAAATAAGACAGCTACAGTGCCATACCACTCAATCTTCTCCAAACTTTGAACTGATCCATCATCACTCTACTGACAACGATGAATCCACAGGTAGCACTTCCCTTGTAAAACAAAAACGTAATATCGACGAGGAAACAGTGGAAGAAGGGCCGCAGCCTAAACGGAtgcaaaaaattttcaattttataatgGGCCAATCGAGGAAGAAGCAGTGA